In the Rubripirellula tenax genome, one interval contains:
- a CDS encoding prenyltransferase/squalene oxidase repeat-containing protein, translated as MIPRAEFNADLWADPRLVYTVAAAAVATLLFTIWLFRRRRRGGRQAGLICLVLSIVLHAALIFLVPMLPSISGGSSTADAETDQEAGIDAIEFSTFDPDAVAADASADDSESMIAPLPVSDLAELLTQPEPTQHESADEEPSDAPELATDTAPSSLAEITPAHTMARLDTIFSDELDDAFAEPPAPDKAAVTRPVHVGDVAANTPAPRAKVPGDIENDFANRVGAAKNEALLRTGGDANTEAAVDAALRFLAEAQRADGAWDPRSTGAGIERKPLGMTRGGAGANAETALTGLSLLAITGAGHTHQKGAYADNAYRGLVYLIQNQKPDGSLAGRASVYESTYCHGMAALAMCETAAITHDPSAIASATRAIQYTRSMQHQSTGGWRYTAGDPGDLSQLGWQAMVLDAGQRAGVAVDPRNFAGVERFLRSVRAGSTGGLAAYRAGEAASRTMTAEAMATRLLIGQQIPAAEIDEAERSLLGQLPGVGQDNYYYWYYTTMALHQLQDPAWDRWNAALKDRLLATQRSDGSWPSDSVWGGYGGSVYTTAMATLCLEVYYRHSLRSDEQRIARPSDDFSNR; from the coding sequence TTGATCCCGCGTGCCGAATTCAACGCTGATCTGTGGGCCGACCCAAGATTGGTCTATACCGTCGCCGCTGCTGCAGTGGCGACGCTGCTGTTCACGATCTGGTTGTTTCGCCGCCGCCGGCGCGGTGGTCGACAAGCCGGTTTGATCTGCTTGGTGCTGTCGATCGTTCTGCATGCCGCGCTGATCTTTTTGGTACCGATGTTGCCGTCGATTTCGGGCGGTTCGTCGACGGCGGATGCGGAAACAGACCAGGAGGCTGGTATCGATGCGATCGAATTTTCAACGTTCGATCCTGATGCCGTCGCCGCAGATGCTTCTGCGGATGACTCCGAATCGATGATCGCTCCGCTGCCGGTTTCCGATTTGGCGGAACTGTTGACCCAGCCCGAGCCGACCCAGCACGAATCCGCCGACGAAGAACCATCAGATGCACCTGAGCTGGCTACGGATACCGCACCGTCGTCGCTGGCCGAAATCACACCGGCCCACACGATGGCAAGGCTGGACACCATTTTTAGCGACGAATTGGATGATGCTTTTGCCGAGCCACCCGCACCTGACAAAGCTGCTGTGACTCGGCCCGTGCACGTCGGCGATGTGGCTGCGAATACGCCGGCGCCGCGCGCGAAGGTGCCTGGCGATATTGAAAACGACTTCGCCAACCGAGTGGGTGCGGCGAAGAATGAGGCGCTGCTGCGTACCGGCGGCGACGCGAACACGGAGGCGGCCGTTGACGCCGCTCTGCGATTTTTAGCGGAAGCCCAGAGGGCCGACGGCGCCTGGGATCCACGTTCGACTGGTGCGGGCATCGAGCGAAAGCCGCTGGGGATGACTCGCGGTGGCGCCGGGGCGAACGCCGAAACGGCGCTGACGGGACTGTCGCTGCTGGCGATCACGGGTGCCGGACATACGCACCAAAAAGGCGCGTATGCGGACAACGCCTATCGTGGCCTCGTCTATCTGATCCAAAATCAAAAACCCGATGGTTCTTTGGCCGGCCGCGCATCGGTCTATGAGTCTACCTATTGCCACGGCATGGCGGCGCTTGCGATGTGCGAGACCGCAGCGATCACTCACGATCCGTCGGCGATCGCGTCGGCAACACGCGCGATCCAATACACACGCTCGATGCAGCATCAGTCGACCGGTGGATGGCGGTACACGGCGGGTGACCCTGGTGACTTGAGTCAATTGGGATGGCAGGCGATGGTATTGGATGCGGGACAGCGGGCCGGAGTTGCCGTCGATCCGCGAAACTTCGCCGGTGTCGAACGATTCTTGCGCAGCGTTCGGGCGGGATCTACCGGCGGACTGGCCGCCTACCGCGCCGGCGAGGCGGCAAGCCGAACGATGACGGCCGAAGCGATGGCGACTCGCTTGTTGATCGGACAACAGATTCCGGCGGCGGAAATCGACGAAGCCGAACGCAGCCTGCTGGGCCAACTGCCCGGCGTCGGTCAAGACAACTACTATTACTGGTACTATACGACGATGGCGCTGCATCAATTGCAGGATCCGGCCTGGGACCGTTGGAACGCGGCGCTGAAGGATCGATTGCTGGCCACCCAGCGAAGCGACGGAAGCTGGCCGTCCGATTCGGTTTGGGGCGGGTACGGTGGTTCCGTTTACACGACCGCGATGGCAACATTGTGTTTGGAAGTCTATTACCGCCACTCGCTTCGCAGCGACGAGCAACGCATCGCCCGACCATCTGACGATTTTTCGAACCGTTGA
- a CDS encoding ExbD/TolR family protein: MAKRNNSEEATINLTPMIDVVFLLVIFFMVGSKFSEAESRIKVNVPSVGQMQSMARVPDERVVAIGIDGTVTLDDSPMSLSQLTQTLRQEHANYPGLKVAVRGEAQGSQQQLVDVLQAVRVSGVDQIGIATKRIQR; this comes from the coding sequence ATGGCCAAACGTAACAACTCCGAAGAAGCGACCATCAACTTGACGCCGATGATCGATGTTGTCTTTCTGTTGGTCATTTTTTTCATGGTGGGTAGCAAATTCAGCGAGGCAGAGAGTCGCATCAAAGTCAACGTGCCAAGCGTCGGGCAAATGCAATCGATGGCGCGTGTCCCCGATGAACGTGTCGTCGCAATCGGGATCGATGGAACCGTAACGTTGGATGATTCGCCGATGTCCCTAAGCCAATTGACACAAACACTGCGCCAAGAGCACGCGAATTATCCCGGTTTGAAAGTGGCTGTTCGCGGCGAGGCCCAAGGGTCTCAGCAGCAATTGGTTGACGTTCTGCAAGCGGTCCGGGTCAGCGGCGTGGATCAGATCGGAATTGCGACCAAGAGGATCCAGCGTTGA
- a CDS encoding MotA/TolQ/ExbB proton channel family protein, which yields MVAMQPALGQFPSNQNYGRTGFDQSGRYQNVPQIAQNPNYQSQNSIPTIPSAAMTSPMPGDAQQPIETTESKWKVPAFAQKVMQGGWLMVPLGVCSLIVFALTIERMIALRRGRVIPRPFVRRFTECVEDGQLSYEEATEICDEFDCPVAEVFQAAVRRWGRPMFEVEQAVMDAGDRVSDSLKRFLRVFHAISNVAPLLGLLGTVLGMIEAFDMMSSQESIGRPEMLASGISVALITTAGGLSVAIPAYLAYMYFSSKSDSYLNEIDKLCQRVVDCISAEGLENAGNANRSAGRKRRAA from the coding sequence ATGGTCGCGATGCAGCCTGCGCTGGGGCAATTTCCGTCGAACCAGAACTATGGTCGGACGGGATTCGATCAATCGGGACGCTACCAGAATGTTCCCCAGATCGCACAAAATCCAAACTACCAAAGTCAAAACTCGATTCCAACGATTCCGTCGGCCGCGATGACCAGTCCGATGCCGGGCGATGCACAGCAGCCGATCGAAACCACGGAGTCGAAGTGGAAGGTGCCCGCGTTCGCCCAGAAAGTGATGCAGGGCGGATGGCTGATGGTGCCACTTGGCGTTTGCTCGCTGATCGTTTTCGCGTTGACGATCGAGCGAATGATCGCACTACGCCGCGGCCGAGTGATTCCACGCCCCTTCGTGCGTCGGTTCACCGAATGTGTCGAAGACGGCCAACTCAGCTATGAAGAAGCCACAGAGATTTGTGACGAGTTCGATTGCCCGGTGGCCGAAGTCTTCCAGGCAGCGGTGCGCCGTTGGGGCCGTCCGATGTTCGAAGTCGAACAAGCGGTGATGGACGCGGGCGATCGCGTGTCCGATTCGTTGAAACGTTTCCTAAGAGTCTTTCACGCGATCAGCAACGTGGCGCCGCTGTTGGGTTTGCTCGGAACGGTGCTGGGGATGATCGAAGCATTCGACATGATGAGTAGCCAAGAATCGATCGGGCGTCCGGAAATGTTGGCGTCGGGAATCAGCGTCGCGTTGATCACGACCGCGGGTGGCCTGTCCGTCGCGATCCCGGCGTACTTGGCGTACATGTACTTCAGTAGCAAGTCAGACAGTTATCTGAACGAGATCGACAAGCTCTGCCAGCGCGTCGTCGACTGCATCTCGGCCGAGGGCCTAGAGAATGCGGGCAATGCGAATCGGTCGGCCGGTCGAAAACGACGCGCCGCTTAG
- a CDS encoding tetratricopeptide repeat protein, translated as MKPTQIINKTLKTAAGLLLAVLMLGISPSWGDGVSAIDGAIETGDLAQAAQIARSVDGSVDPATDLTMVLARLGRAFQKAGDIESSAEFYSRAAFASAQPAAASQDPEKIVFVRLAAAGALAQTGKSGESIRILKVLLSPPSAATPTQVQSGVSIALQIGGTSLARGDAVTAAEAYSLAAAHADAHQRPKAKLGDAWATAISQTQPVQAAKKLAAFVDEFPQHSDAPRAMRACAECLRQAERPNDSAAVIADLLTRWPTSATASEVVAGYSDVASEMVPPAVKDWIIGRAKGGEVKDLNAKATELGIKLAAETGDSDATKHLIRHLAAIDQDGNSVMLVLTSMVDQGKPELAEQWAATLISPMPNDKVSTAAREAACRWAGRTERWSMLALASASELERLDQASESRSVVVERLFAESLMQTGRVEEGRKWWDHLVDRRKSTDFATLLRCAEAETSVGTDVTLAGSRISLARAAATGDRFNETLVDMLAAELAIRKTRFDEARSLLESVVRSSDIDATVRGRAQWLIGETHFLQTQYAAAIEAYRRVEGIDASGVWVSAALVQAGKSFEQLGRTREAAVCYGSLIGRFADSPHAQVARRRMAAIDPANSPSNPSLRR; from the coding sequence ATGAAGCCGACGCAAATCATCAATAAAACCCTCAAAACGGCTGCTGGGCTGCTGCTAGCCGTGTTGATGCTGGGTATTTCGCCATCCTGGGGGGATGGGGTTTCGGCCATCGACGGGGCGATCGAGACGGGTGATCTCGCCCAGGCTGCCCAGATTGCTCGTTCGGTCGACGGTAGCGTGGATCCAGCGACAGATTTGACCATGGTGTTGGCAAGATTGGGGCGAGCCTTTCAAAAAGCCGGTGATATCGAATCGTCGGCCGAGTTCTATTCGCGTGCCGCATTCGCATCGGCCCAGCCGGCGGCGGCTTCTCAAGATCCCGAAAAAATCGTGTTCGTCCGCCTGGCTGCGGCCGGTGCGCTGGCCCAGACGGGGAAGTCGGGCGAATCCATCCGCATTTTGAAGGTGCTGTTGAGTCCGCCATCCGCGGCAACGCCGACTCAGGTGCAATCGGGTGTCTCGATCGCGCTGCAAATCGGCGGTACATCGTTGGCGCGTGGCGATGCCGTCACGGCGGCTGAGGCTTACTCGTTAGCGGCGGCGCATGCCGACGCACACCAGCGTCCGAAGGCGAAGCTGGGTGACGCCTGGGCGACAGCGATTTCGCAAACCCAACCTGTACAAGCTGCTAAAAAACTAGCCGCATTCGTCGACGAGTTTCCCCAACATTCGGATGCACCACGGGCCATGCGTGCGTGTGCTGAGTGTCTGCGGCAAGCCGAACGGCCCAACGATTCGGCCGCAGTGATTGCGGATCTGTTGACGCGTTGGCCCACGTCGGCGACTGCGTCGGAAGTCGTTGCCGGTTACAGCGACGTGGCGTCCGAAATGGTTCCGCCGGCCGTGAAGGACTGGATCATCGGCCGCGCGAAAGGCGGCGAAGTCAAAGACCTGAACGCGAAAGCGACGGAGCTGGGAATCAAGCTTGCCGCCGAAACCGGCGACAGTGATGCGACGAAACATCTGATACGACACTTGGCGGCCATCGACCAGGACGGAAATTCCGTGATGTTGGTTTTGACTTCGATGGTCGATCAAGGAAAACCCGAATTGGCCGAGCAATGGGCGGCAACGCTCATTTCGCCAATGCCGAACGACAAAGTATCGACGGCCGCCCGCGAGGCTGCGTGTCGATGGGCCGGGCGGACCGAGCGATGGTCGATGTTGGCACTAGCATCGGCAAGTGAACTTGAGCGACTCGATCAAGCGTCGGAAAGCCGGTCGGTGGTGGTCGAGCGACTATTCGCCGAGTCGCTGATGCAAACGGGACGCGTCGAAGAAGGTCGCAAGTGGTGGGACCATCTGGTCGACCGCCGCAAATCAACCGACTTTGCAACGCTGCTACGCTGCGCCGAGGCGGAAACGTCCGTCGGTACCGACGTGACGCTGGCGGGTTCGCGAATCTCGCTTGCCCGCGCCGCCGCCACGGGCGATCGGTTCAACGAAACGCTTGTCGACATGTTGGCCGCCGAATTGGCAATCCGAAAAACACGTTTCGATGAAGCTCGTTCGTTGCTTGAAAGCGTGGTCCGGTCGTCCGACATCGACGCCACCGTTCGCGGTCGGGCGCAGTGGTTGATCGGCGAAACGCATTTTTTGCAAACACAATATGCGGCGGCGATTGAAGCCTATCGACGTGTCGAGGGCATCGACGCAAGTGGCGTGTGGGTATCAGCCGCCTTGGTTCAAGCGGGTAAGTCGTTTGAACAATTGGGGCGGACACGCGAGGCCGCGGTTTGTTATGGGAGTCTGATCGGTCGATTCGCCGACAGCCCCCATGCCCAGGTCGCCCGCCGACGGATGGCGGCAATTGATCCGGCGAACTCTCCGTCCAATCCTTCCCTTCGTCGATAA
- the smc gene encoding chromosome segregation protein SMC: MLKALELAGFKSFADKTRFDFPDGITVVVGPNGSGKSNIVDAMKWVLGSQSAKSLRGKDMSDVIFKGSQTRGPAGSAEVTIIFDNHDGALPIDAPEVHVTRRVYRSGEGEYLINNQPVRLKDVKDLIRGTGIGIDAYSLIEQGKVDKMLNANAKDRRAIFEEAAGISRFKAKKVEAERRLARVQTNLTRLGDIVDEVGSRLKSLRGQASKAERYRQASERLKELRLQVAWTDWGVLSTEWSSSESELAAAITKQGELETLRIKMSEARQVADGQLQQIAEDARLIEERRGGWLNQIAQFAGRRDADQAAIVDLRQSVAKSLRRVRLLQSQAGSAAAELRDAVDRLATYEAELANVRQASADAEAARDKIQAEAAEVRSQRDSLQHRHLATVRRVADLEGKRQRTEQRVAEAGRNLANLAKRIAAAESVFAIARSESKAATDRVTKLNLSIAEVTKESELADAKLQESKRTLERRREEVAALKIRLQGLSERERVLADLQRRQEGISGGVKTILQQLRESSSPLSDKILGIVADSFEVDLKVAPLIDSALGERSQYVITSGGELQRAILDGSLKINSRVGLIRLDELPGRRPGDRIRLDGLKGVIGRGDKMVKCVEDLEPLVRHLLSNTWLVDTLETAYGLRKLSGAGLRFVTSAGELLENDGSTVVGPVASTTGLVSRRSELASAQGEIKHYQFQLQEAETETARLAKRVDEEAATLGRIEQRHRGMITDRAAADAELRHRNERLTVQQTLCAEITGEIQSLTQSRDAASLENTQFQTQITTGRQEVEQLELEAAEADEMLSETQTALQIATSGVMAISVDLARAEQRFEALSATMQQQQRDQHQREAAVEEVRSQARSGRGRIGELTTRVLDATAQLAKLNVDAEQTDVQLKELAQYAAEVRRENRDIMKASERAMKDATEASAAVHSITARRDNAKLRRDALAQRLIEDYEIDMHAAESPEDLQAIEDRDSVENEISELRAQLQRTTSVNMEALEELEGLQARYDELHGQYQDLTAAKDSLQRIIGRINADSRRLFLDTLEAIRINFQQLYRKSFGGGHADLILEESDDPLEAGVEIVATPPGKPSFNNSLLSGGEKALTAVALLMSIFKYRPSPFCVLDEVDAPFDEANIGRFVTVLSEFLDQSKFVVVTHSKKTMTAATTLYGVTMQESGVSKRVSIRFEDVSENGEIADGEAA; this comes from the coding sequence ATGCTAAAAGCGCTCGAGCTGGCCGGTTTCAAGAGTTTCGCGGACAAGACGCGATTCGATTTTCCTGACGGGATCACGGTCGTCGTCGGGCCCAACGGCAGCGGAAAGTCCAACATTGTCGACGCGATGAAGTGGGTGCTCGGATCGCAGAGTGCTAAAAGTCTGCGCGGCAAGGACATGTCGGATGTGATCTTCAAGGGATCCCAGACTCGAGGTCCGGCGGGTTCGGCCGAAGTCACCATCATCTTTGACAACCACGACGGTGCGCTGCCAATCGATGCACCGGAAGTCCACGTCACGCGGCGGGTTTATCGCAGCGGCGAGGGCGAGTACCTGATCAACAACCAACCCGTGCGCCTGAAGGACGTCAAGGACCTGATTCGCGGCACGGGCATTGGTATCGATGCTTATAGCCTGATCGAGCAAGGCAAGGTCGATAAAATGCTCAACGCGAACGCCAAGGATCGGCGCGCGATTTTCGAAGAGGCGGCGGGCATCAGCCGGTTCAAGGCCAAGAAGGTGGAAGCCGAGCGTCGGCTTGCGCGAGTGCAAACGAATCTGACGCGATTGGGCGACATCGTTGACGAAGTCGGTTCGCGGCTGAAGAGTCTGCGCGGCCAAGCGAGCAAGGCCGAACGTTACCGCCAAGCCAGCGAGCGACTGAAGGAACTTCGGTTGCAAGTCGCGTGGACGGACTGGGGCGTGCTGTCGACCGAATGGAGCAGTTCCGAATCGGAACTCGCCGCCGCCATCACCAAACAGGGGGAACTGGAAACGCTTCGCATCAAAATGAGCGAAGCCCGCCAAGTCGCCGACGGGCAACTGCAACAGATCGCCGAAGACGCGCGATTGATCGAAGAACGTCGCGGCGGATGGCTGAACCAGATTGCACAGTTCGCCGGTCGACGCGATGCCGACCAGGCTGCGATCGTCGACCTTCGACAATCGGTCGCCAAGTCGCTTCGTCGAGTGCGGTTGCTGCAATCACAAGCCGGATCGGCCGCCGCAGAATTGCGAGACGCCGTTGACCGATTGGCGACCTATGAGGCCGAGCTGGCGAACGTCCGCCAAGCCAGCGCCGACGCCGAAGCCGCACGCGACAAGATTCAAGCCGAAGCCGCCGAAGTCCGCAGCCAACGCGACTCGCTGCAACATCGTCATCTTGCAACCGTTCGCCGCGTCGCCGATCTAGAAGGCAAACGCCAGCGAACCGAACAGCGCGTCGCCGAAGCCGGCCGCAACCTTGCCAACTTGGCGAAACGCATCGCTGCCGCCGAGAGTGTCTTTGCCATCGCGCGCTCGGAATCCAAGGCGGCCACCGATCGCGTCACAAAACTGAATTTAAGCATTGCCGAAGTCACCAAAGAGAGTGAGCTTGCCGATGCGAAGCTGCAAGAGAGCAAGCGAACGCTGGAACGCCGACGCGAAGAAGTCGCGGCGCTAAAAATTCGCTTGCAAGGCTTGAGCGAACGCGAGCGCGTGCTGGCCGACCTGCAACGACGCCAGGAAGGCATTTCCGGCGGCGTGAAAACGATCCTGCAGCAGCTTCGCGAATCATCGTCGCCGCTATCCGACAAGATCCTTGGTATCGTCGCCGATTCCTTCGAAGTCGATTTGAAAGTTGCCCCGCTGATCGATTCGGCTTTGGGCGAGCGCAGCCAGTACGTGATCACCAGCGGTGGCGAACTGCAGCGAGCGATTCTGGACGGATCATTGAAAATCAACAGCCGCGTCGGACTGATTCGCTTGGACGAATTGCCCGGACGTAGGCCTGGCGACCGCATTCGTTTGGACGGCCTGAAGGGCGTCATCGGCCGCGGCGACAAGATGGTCAAGTGCGTCGAAGACCTAGAACCGCTGGTGCGTCACCTGCTTAGCAACACGTGGTTGGTCGATACGCTGGAAACCGCGTACGGGCTGCGGAAACTCAGCGGTGCGGGTTTGCGGTTCGTAACGTCGGCCGGCGAATTGCTGGAAAACGACGGATCCACCGTCGTCGGACCGGTTGCTTCGACAACAGGTTTGGTCAGCCGTCGCAGCGAGCTGGCATCGGCACAGGGCGAGATCAAGCACTACCAATTTCAACTGCAAGAGGCCGAGACCGAAACCGCTCGCTTGGCGAAACGCGTCGACGAAGAAGCCGCCACATTGGGGCGCATCGAACAACGCCACCGAGGCATGATCACCGACCGCGCAGCGGCGGACGCCGAACTGCGGCACCGGAACGAACGATTGACGGTCCAGCAAACGCTTTGCGCCGAGATCACCGGCGAAATCCAATCGTTGACCCAGTCACGCGATGCCGCGTCGCTCGAAAACACTCAATTTCAGACTCAGATCACGACCGGTCGGCAAGAAGTCGAACAGCTCGAACTCGAAGCCGCCGAAGCCGACGAGATGCTGTCGGAAACTCAAACGGCATTGCAAATCGCGACCAGCGGCGTGATGGCGATCTCGGTGGACTTAGCCCGTGCCGAACAAAGGTTTGAAGCGTTGTCGGCGACGATGCAGCAGCAACAACGCGACCAACACCAACGCGAAGCCGCCGTCGAAGAAGTCCGCAGTCAAGCACGATCGGGCCGCGGTCGAATCGGCGAACTGACCACGCGCGTTCTCGATGCGACGGCCCAACTTGCGAAACTGAATGTCGATGCCGAACAGACCGACGTTCAATTAAAAGAACTCGCCCAGTACGCCGCCGAAGTTCGACGCGAGAATCGCGACATCATGAAGGCCAGCGAAAGGGCCATGAAGGATGCGACCGAGGCCAGCGCAGCGGTTCACTCGATCACCGCGCGTCGTGACAACGCGAAACTGCGACGCGACGCGTTGGCCCAGCGTTTGATCGAAGACTACGAAATCGACATGCACGCTGCCGAGTCGCCCGAAGACTTGCAGGCGATCGAGGATCGCGACTCGGTCGAAAACGAAATCAGCGAATTGCGGGCACAGCTGCAAAGGACCACCAGCGTGAACATGGAAGCACTCGAAGAACTCGAGGGCTTGCAGGCTCGCTATGACGAACTGCACGGGCAATATCAAGACTTGACCGCCGCCAAGGATTCACTGCAGCGAATCATTGGACGCATCAACGCCGATTCGCGCCGATTGTTCTTGGACACGCTGGAAGCGATCCGCATCAACTTTCAACAACTCTATCGCAAGTCTTTCGGTGGCGGTCACGCCGATTTGATCTTGGAAGAAAGTGACGATCCGCTGGAGGCCGGTGTTGAGATTGTGGCAACTCCGCCGGGCAAACCCAGTTTCAACAACTCGCTGCTGTCGGGCGGCGAGAAAGCACTGACGGCAGTTGCACTATTGATGTCGATTTTCAAATACCGGCCAAGCCCGTTCTGTGTTCTCGACGAAGTTGACGCGCCATTCGACGAAGCCAACATTGGCCGATTCGTAACGGTGTTGAGCGAGTTCTTGGACCAAAGCAAGTTTGTCGTCGTGACCCACAGCAAGAAGACGATGACCGCAGCGACGACGCTTTACGGTGTCACGATGCAAGAATCCGGCGTCAGCAAGCGAGTGTCGATCCGGTTCGAAGACGTCAGCGAGAACGGCGAAATCGCCGATGGCGAAGCGGCCTAG
- a CDS encoding ABC transporter permease translates to MIWTVIEVSLRRLLHNKVELLLTFVVPIAFFSIFAMIFGGGIGGGTTPKIKVVAVDEFATPASRDVIASLRDSVGLRFMRDADVAIDRPTATEMVRRGSVTMAIVLRERDGELSADLLADSSDQIASQVATALVARSLMIVKADQQAFSLDTASLNAAISNEVMSGEVMGGDNGQLEAEAPQVPAELETEVTPVQVIDVIGQGKVNPVISMYAAGIAVMFLLFGATGGGGSFLEERENQTLDRLLSTQLSMDQLLLGKWFYMTCIGTLQVTVMFVWAQVVFGVDLMGHVDGFVMMTLVTASAAAAFGLFLATLCKTRGQLNGLSVILVLSMSALGGSMVPRYVMSDRLREYGLITFNAWALDGYDKVFWRELPVASLAPQLSVLLVSGVVMLVAARLLAIRWEAD, encoded by the coding sequence ATGATATGGACGGTCATCGAGGTCAGTTTGCGTCGACTGCTGCACAACAAAGTGGAGTTGTTGTTGACGTTCGTCGTTCCGATCGCGTTCTTCAGCATCTTTGCGATGATTTTCGGCGGCGGCATCGGCGGCGGTACCACGCCAAAAATCAAGGTCGTCGCTGTCGACGAGTTTGCGACGCCGGCCAGCCGGGATGTGATCGCATCGCTTCGCGATAGCGTCGGACTGCGATTCATGCGAGACGCGGATGTCGCGATCGATCGACCCACCGCGACCGAGATGGTGCGCCGAGGCTCGGTGACGATGGCGATCGTTTTGCGCGAACGAGACGGCGAGTTGTCGGCAGACTTGCTAGCCGATTCGTCTGATCAAATCGCTTCCCAGGTAGCGACGGCGCTGGTGGCGCGTTCGCTGATGATCGTAAAAGCCGATCAACAAGCGTTCTCGCTCGATACGGCGTCGTTGAACGCGGCGATCTCGAACGAGGTCATGAGCGGCGAGGTCATGGGCGGCGACAATGGGCAACTGGAAGCCGAGGCACCCCAGGTACCCGCGGAATTGGAAACCGAAGTGACGCCTGTGCAAGTTATCGATGTGATCGGCCAAGGAAAAGTGAATCCCGTCATTAGCATGTACGCCGCTGGCATCGCCGTGATGTTCTTGCTGTTTGGTGCGACCGGCGGTGGCGGTTCGTTCTTGGAAGAGCGCGAAAACCAAACGCTCGATCGACTTTTGTCGACACAGTTGTCGATGGACCAGTTGCTGCTTGGCAAGTGGTTTTACATGACTTGCATCGGGACGCTTCAAGTCACGGTGATGTTCGTTTGGGCGCAAGTGGTGTTTGGCGTCGATCTGATGGGACATGTCGACGGGTTCGTGATGATGACGCTGGTTACTGCATCCGCGGCGGCGGCGTTTGGATTGTTTTTGGCAACTCTTTGCAAGACGCGTGGCCAGTTGAACGGATTGTCGGTGATTTTGGTGTTGTCGATGAGCGCGCTGGGCGGATCGATGGTGCCACGTTACGTGATGAGCGATCGGCTGCGCGAGTATGGATTGATCACGTTCAACGCCTGGGCACTGGATGGATACGACAAGGTGTTTTGGCGTGAATTGCCGGTCGCGTCTTTGGCGCCCCAATTGTCGGTCCTTCTGGTCAGCGGCGTCGTGATGCTGGTCGCCGCCCGACTGCTAGCGATTCGATGGGAAGCGGACTGA
- a CDS encoding ABC transporter ATP-binding protein — protein MKPLTADQSYLIDATGNADPRSRGASPSPAKPALVIDGLRKSFGKLEAIRGVSFQLKFGERLALLGPNGAGKTTLIRCLSGRTKPDAGSIELLGRPIHQPGVRESLGLVPQEIAVYPDLTTRENLRAFAKFHGLRRGVLMDRVDWALAWTGLVDRADDLVGGFSGGMKRRVNLACGVMHSPKVLLLDEPTVGVDPQSREKIFTMLDQLNESGTSILLTTHHLDEAEQRSDRIVIVDQGKVVADGTIEELVKQSIGTSRMVRIKIDRPLQRPLVVLQGDPEGMVSNSGLSGSLGHAGDAMVSTRIDDVAVQLPRLLDAVKKNGYDVVDLEVQSPSLHHVFLHMTGHKLRD, from the coding sequence ATGAAGCCGTTGACTGCCGACCAGAGCTACCTGATCGACGCCACTGGCAATGCCGATCCGCGATCGCGTGGCGCCAGCCCGTCGCCGGCCAAGCCTGCGTTGGTGATCGACGGACTGCGAAAGTCGTTCGGGAAATTGGAAGCGATCCGAGGCGTATCGTTTCAGCTGAAATTCGGCGAACGGTTGGCGCTCTTGGGGCCCAACGGGGCCGGTAAGACGACCTTGATCCGCTGTTTGTCGGGACGTACGAAACCGGATGCCGGCAGCATCGAATTGCTTGGCCGCCCCATCCATCAACCCGGTGTCCGTGAATCGCTCGGTTTGGTGCCGCAAGAGATCGCGGTTTACCCCGACTTAACGACACGAGAAAACTTACGTGCGTTCGCCAAGTTCCATGGGCTGCGCCGCGGCGTGCTGATGGATCGAGTCGATTGGGCACTAGCGTGGACGGGACTGGTCGATCGCGCAGACGATCTGGTCGGCGGTTTTTCGGGAGGCATGAAACGCCGCGTGAATTTGGCGTGCGGTGTCATGCATTCGCCCAAAGTCTTGCTGCTGGATGAACCGACCGTCGGCGTCGATCCACAGAGCCGCGAAAAAATATTCACGATGCTCGATCAACTGAACGAATCGGGAACATCGATCTTGTTGACGACGCACCACTTGGACGAAGCCGAACAACGAAGCGACCGAATCGTCATCGTCGACCAAGGCAAAGTTGTTGCCGACGGAACGATCGAAGAATTGGTCAAGCAATCCATCGGAACGTCCCGAATGGTCCGGATCAAGATCGATCGCCCCCTTCAACGGCCGTTGGTCGTCTTGCAAGGTGATCCCGAGGGGATGGTTTCGAACTCTGGTCTTTCGGGTTCACTGGGACATGCAGGCGACGCGATGGTGTCGACGCGAATCGACGATGTTGCCGTTCAGTTGCCCCGACTGTTAGACGCGGTCAAGAAAAACGGTTACGACGTTGTCGACCTGGAAGTCCAGTCGCCGTCGTTGCATCACGTTTTTCTTCATATGACTGGTCACAAATTGAGGGATTGA